Proteins encoded within one genomic window of Apis mellifera strain DH4 linkage group LG1, Amel_HAv3.1, whole genome shotgun sequence:
- the LOC412103 gene encoding transport and Golgi organization protein 1 isoform X1: MLVVMWNCNSKIMTDKNLFIKILFLVIAIIFSTISQCSSVLSDKRLCYDPNCSEPISLARTTIKYIPNELGLLSFNVNEKVTVYSKEAGKRKDLWGVEINGKHGYVSKSFIKEYKVLHKDLQYEVSIDPLFNNNVSSNNKLQPKQRKNKSVFDKKDAKQIDNLDLKSTKELPQNEIGVTPSYQIIDGTTVHLNHNEPSIEPTLIKDVIQATVVPNEQSAIDEALMNTKDKLESKEQIVDIKDFVISSEKVLDLPDLIHSSPLNISAISDKIEYATENENESFIDEKDQSLKKDDGTNDLQISISDISKETSNTKDEKIVELIKKDNINSNEVIENIDTKLHVQNIENTDQIKEPDILSSMSHIKTDLQNTKNLNEIDVKDNQNLENVINETNLPVQNAEIIDIQTSQNDTIIATSDIKIDIQNMENSYKIEIKDLQSPENIMATSNDITSNIQSVEKSNESEIKDIQFSQNITISTVSDIKSDVQNVENSSEIEIKDIQSSENVIITTNEIKSNISNLENSDGIEINNNMLLEDITINTKNIQYENIHFENVIQSKSDQDNIKKEEENTSIENLSEYNNDQDLSSLFLPQNIKDKVSVISSAENIETENIEQHNEVISKIESNSKKIIVDIEDTILVKETSSDDLKNEDILFVTKETPENIFHEIEVTPPNVCMADNVECSSEDVQKYYSYHEQTSQNGENAIISGTQIESNHWLTLMYLSVTAIATLIFSLGYYCIENMRSDKQLIARINKLEKDLLISEAECTMVNENLKSTKEKLSRMEDESFGSDEMVISLKIDLKASQIAKAELEDQVAMLEKDLESATEAGLELEKMLREVLSSNNEVNPLAQSVEDLQTRLNAQQAANESLTNALNLKTQELEFDKLENESLSTELAFIKKKYEEFEVEFTRVTENLKLEINSKNNAEQTLIDKVQQLEIRLKEISIEKATLEKELKGKEVEIKDLVDVINRLNSNNLDLDKLYDVSHIKAEAKTLFEERNELKIRLAEIEGVHNLLEEHVKVVKEEMATLTEQCKIAEKEKKDAETRLEVLTNFFEEKEAQRQKEEAIWLQQQGEVVSTVERIQTMQNEIQNYKQQVEVLKREILDQEREYKNQISLLETKAHEQWVVARQVERRLEESKVEAGQLRNRLTLIEKNINDVDPEVKLHRLEANGEMTTSPPLYLGAESSSSPIMFSGSSGVPPPPPPSYLHSLFPPYLPPPLPNASGVPPYEVSQRPPPLGGRLSSPPPMPLHPPTSNRYDNTGSPPPMSPHILPPFDHRSPPPPPPPASILPLPLGTSHSWGEESLPPPRNSGFHPTQRERVRNHKGRKRFSKVRQFWSTMEGNNCK; the protein is encoded by the exons ATGTTAGTAGTGATGTGGAACTGCAATAGTAAAATTATGACggacaaaaatttgtttattaaaatattatttttagttattgcaataatatttagtaCAATATCACAATGTTCCTCAGTTTTATCAGACAAACGACTCTGCTACGATCCTAACTGTTCCG AACCTATTTCATTAGCTAGaacaacaattaaatatattccaaatGAATTGGgattattatcgtttaatgTTAATGAAAAAGTCACAGTTTATAGTAAAGAAGCAGGCAAGAGAAAAGATTTGTGGGGTGTAgag atAAATGGCAAACATGGATATGTATCAAAgtcatttataaaagaatataaagttTTACATAAAGATTTACAATATGAAGTATCTATTGatccattatttaataataatgtttcatcCAATAATAAACTTCAGcctaaacaaagaaaaaataaatcagtaTTTGATAAAAAGGATGCTaaacaaattgataatttgGATTTGAAATCCACAAAAGAACTGCCACAGAATGAAATTGGTGTAACTCCATCTTATCAGATTATTGATGGAACTACAGttcatttaaatcataatgAGCCTTCTATAGAACCAACTCTTATAAAAGATGTCATACAAGCAACAGTAGTGCCAAATGAACAAAGTGCTATTGATGAAGCATTAATGAACacaaaagataaattagaaaGTAAGGAACAAATTGttgatattaaagattttgtgATAAGTTCAGAAAAAGTATTAGATTTACCAGATCTAATACACAGTTCACCATTAAATATAAGTGCAATTTctgataaaatagaatatgcaacagagaatgaaaatgagtcatttattgatgaaaaagatcaatcattaaaaaaagatgatggTACTAATGATTTACAAATATCTATATCTGATATTTCTAAAGAAACATCAAATactaaagatgaaaaaatagttgaattaattaaaaaagataatatcaaTTCCAATgaagtaattgaaaatattgataccAAATTACatgtacaaaatatagaaaatactgATCAAATTAAAGAACCagatattttatcatcaatGAGTCATATTAAAACAgatttacaaaatacaaaaaatcttAATGAAATTGATGTAAAAGATAATCagaatttagaaaatgttataaatgaaACTAATTTACCAGTTCAGAATGcagaaataatagatattcaaACTTCACAAAATGATACAATAATTGCAACTAGTGACATTAAGatagatatacaaaatatggaaaattcttataaaattgaaataaaagatctTCAGTCTCCAGAAAATATTATGGCAACATCCAATGATATTACATCAAATATACAAAGTGTAGAAAAGTCTAATGAATctgaaattaaagatatccagttttcacaaaatattacaataagtaCAGTTAGTGATATTAAATCAGATGTACAAAATGTAGAAAATTCTTCTGAAATTGAGATAAAAGATATTCAGTCTTcagaaaatgttataattacaactaatgaaattaaatcaaatatatcaaatttagaaaattctgatggaattgaaataaataataatatgttgttAGAGGATATcacaattaatacaaaaaatatacaatatgaaaatatacattttgaaaatgtCATTCAATCAAAGTCAGATCAAgacaatataaaaaaggaagaagaaaatacaagtattgaaaatttaagtgaatataataatgatcaagatttatcatcattattcctccctcaaaatataaaagataaagtgTCAGTAATATCATCTGCTGAGAATATTGaaacagaaaatattgaacaacATAACGaagtaatatcaaaaattgaatctaattcaaaaaaaattatagttgaTATTGAAGATACTATTCTAGTAAAAGAAACAAGTTcagatgatttaaaaaatgaagatattttatttgtaactaAAGAAACacctgaaaatatttttcatgaaatagaAG ttaCACCTCCTAATGTTTGTATGGCTGATAATGTTGAATGTTCTTCGGAAgatgttcaaaaatattattcatatcat GAACAAACTTCTCAAAATGGTGAAAATGCTATAATAAGTGGAACACAGATTGAAAGCAATCATTGGTTAACACTAATGTATTTAAGTGTCACTGCTATTGCAACACTTATATTTTCCTTAGGGTACTATTGCATTgag aatatgagGAGTGATAAACAACTGATAGCTAGAATCAACAAACTTGAAAAAGATTTACTTATTTCAGAAGCAGAATGTACAAtggtaaatgaaaatttaaaatcaacaaaagaaaag tTAAGTCGTATGGAAGATGAATCATTTGGATCTGATGAAAtggtaatttctttaaaaattgatttaaaagctTCAcag attgcaAAAGCAGAATTAGAAGATCAAGTAGCTATGTTAGAGAAAGATCTAGAAAGTGCTACTGAAGCTggattagaattagaaaaaatgttGCGAGAAGTTCTTTCATCGAATAATGAAGTTAATCCTTTAGCTCAATCAGTAGAAGATTTACAAACCAGATTGAATGCTCAACAAGCTGCAAACGAATCTTTAACGAATgctttaaatcttaaaactcAAGAG CTTGAATTCGATAAACTTGAG aaCGAATCTTTATCAACAGAACttgcatttattaaaaaaaaatatgaagaatttgAAGTTGAATTTACCAGAGttacagaaaatttaaaattggaaatcaaTAGTAAAAACAATGCCGAACAAACGTTGATCGATAAGGTGCAACAATTAGAAATACGACTCAaagaa ATTTCTATTGAAAAAGCAactttagaaaaagaattgaaaggtaaagaagtagaaataaaagatCTTGTAGATGTTATTAATCGATTGAATTCTAATAACTTGGATTTAGACAAGTTATATGATGTATCACATATTAAAGCAGAAGCAAAAACAttgtttgaagaaagaaatgaattaaaaatacgattaGCTGAGATTGAAGGAGTTCATAACTTATTAGAAG aacaTGTAAAGGTCGTTAAAGAAGAAATGGCAACTTTAACTGAACAATGCAAAAtagcagaaaaagaaaagaaagatgcaGAAACACGTCTCGAAgtattgacaaattttttcgaagaaaaagaggcaCAACgccaaaa ggaAGAAGCTATTTGGTTGCAACAACAAGGTGAAGTTGTATCCACTGTAGAACGAATACAAACAATgcaaaatgaaatacaaaattataa ACAACAAGTAGAAGTATTGAAACGTGAAATATTAGATcaagaaagagaatataaaaatcaaatttctttgcTTGAAACAAAGGCACATGAACAATgg gTCGTAGCCCGTCAAGTTGAACGTCGTTTAGAAGAATCGAAAGTTGAAGCAGGACAATTACGTAATCGTCTTActttaatagaaaagaatataaatgatgTAGATCCTGAAGTAAAATTGCATC GACTGGAGGCAAATGGAGAGATGACAACGTCACCTCCATTATATCTAGGAGCAGAATCATCCAGTTCTCCTATAATGTTTTCTGGTTCTTCGGGTGTTCCGCCACCGCCACCACCTTCTTACTTACATTCACTGTTTCCACCATATTTACCACCTCCATTGCCAAATGCATCCGGTGTACCACCATACGAAGTTAGCCAACGACCACCACCATTGGGTGGTCGTTTATCTTCACCTCCACCTATGCCTTTACATCCTCCTACTTCCAATAGGTATGATAATACTGGTTCCCCACCACCAATGTCTCCACACATACTTCCACCTTTTGATCATAGatcacctcctcctccacctcctcctgcTTCAATATTACCACTACCCCTTGGAACATCGCATTCATGGGGGGAAGAATCACTGCCGCCTCCACGCAATTCTGGCTTCCATCCAACACAACGAGAACGAGTTCGAAATCACAAAG GACGCAAGCGATTCTCTAAAGTGAGACAATTTTGGAGTACTATGGAaggaaataattgcaaataa